In a genomic window of Diabrotica undecimpunctata isolate CICGRU chromosome 2, icDiaUnde3, whole genome shotgun sequence:
- the LOC140433777 gene encoding uncharacterized protein, translating to MSGYDSHFIIKDLAKMYHISILPINKEKYISFTVYHKKTNISFRFIDTFRFMGSSLDSLVSTLKPENFGILRKQFPNLDDETFKLLTKKGVFFYDYLDKIERLDETKLPNKEKFYNKLNDEHISDLNYAHAKLVWKKFNMKTLWDYSNLYMKTDILLLAVVFETFRDTCYKTYGLDPGHYYTIPGFTWDAMLKYTGCHLETIQDVDMLLFYERGIRGGISQCCNRMGEANNKYMMNYDPTKPSKYLMYLDVNNLYGWAMSEPLPYGGFHWDDTNIDVMSIPDDAKEGYILEVDLSYPENLHDHHKDLPFCVEHCKLPGSKQSKLLSTLYNKTNYVIHYRNLKQAISHGLVLTRIHKVLRFKQMAWLKGYIALNTQLRAQAKTSFEKNLYKLMNNAVFGKTMENQRKHRLVKLVNKSQGRIGARNLIASPKFHSRVIFDESLMAVELKKTEIIFNKPLYVGMAILELSKICIYEFHYDYMLQKFPLNQNKLLYIDTDGLIYETECNDIYEEMIKTDIHRFDTSDYPPKNPWNIPLVNKKVPGLMKDENNSKIMTHFIGLRSKQYTYKVAGEKDAKKSKGVKMNVVKTKINFDDYLNCLKHFCETVESKSFFYATQRCIQSKLHEVYSIEQTKIALNPFDDKRYLLPNTFDTLPWGHYSITHR from the coding sequence ATGAGTGGTTACGACTCACATTTCATAATAAAGGATTTAGCGAAAATGTACCACATTTCCATTTTACCCatcaacaaagaaaaatatattagtttcacAGTTTAccataaaaagacaaatattagTTTCCGTTTCATTGATACTTTTAGATTTATGGGGAGTTCATTAGATAGCCTAGTTTCAACTTTGAAGCCAGAAAACTTCGGAATTTTAAGAAAACAATTTCCAAATTTAGATGATGAAACGTTCAAGTTGTTAACTAAAAAAGGAGTGTTCTTTTATGATTATTTAGATAAAATTGAACGGTTGGATGAAACAAAGTTgccaaataaagaaaaattttacaataaactgAACGATGAGCATATATCAGATTTAAATTATGCTCATGCTAAATTAGTTTGGAAGAAATTTAACATGAAAACTCTTTGGGATTACAGTAATTTATACATGAAGACAGATATACTTCTTTTGGCTGTAGTTTTCGAAACTTTTAGAGACACATGCTACAAGACATATGGGTTAGATCCAGGACACTATTATACCATCCCGGGTTTCACATGGGATGCAATGCTTAAGTATACAGGATGTCACTTGGAAACTATACAAGATGTTGATATGCTTTTATTCTATGAACGAGGTATACGTGGAGGTATCTCACAGTGTTGTAACCGTATGGGGGAGGCTAACAACAAATATATGATGAATTACGATCCAACTAAACCTTCTAAATATCTCATGTATCTTGATGTTAACAATTTATATGGTTGGGCGATGAGTGAACCACTCCCTTATGGAGGTTTCCATTGGGATGATACAAATATCGATGTTATGTCAATACCTGACGATGCAAAAGAGGGATACATTCTTGAAGTTGATCTCTCTTACCCAGAAAACTTACATGACCACCATAAAGATTTACCGTTTTGTGTAGAACATTGCAAACTTCCTGGTTCCAAACAATCTAAACTCTTGTCTACTCTGTACAATAAAACTAACTACGTTATTCACTACAGGAACCTAAAACAGGCTATATCACATGGATTAGTTCTTACTAGAATTCATAAGGTATTGAGATTTAAGCAGATGGCTTGGTTAAAAGGTTACATTGCTCTTAATACACAATTGAGGGCTCAAGCTAAAACAAGCTTTGAGAAAAACTTATACAAACTCATGAATAACGCTGTATTCGGAAAAACTATGGAAAACCAGAGGAAGCATAGGTTGGTGAAATTAGTCAATAAATCGCAGGGGCGAATAGGTGCTCGAAATTTGATTGCTAGCCCGAAGTTTCATAGTCGCGTTATTTTCGATGAATCATTAATGGCAGTAGAATTAAAGAAAActgaaattattttcaataaaccATTGTATGTTGGAATGGCAATCTTAGAACTGTCTAAAATCTGCATATATGAATTTCATTATGACTATATGTTACAAAAATTCccattaaatcaaaataaattgctttATATTGATACTGATGGACTGATTTATGAAACTGAATGTAATGATATATATGAGGAAATGATTAAGACTGATATTCATAGATTTGATACAAGCGATTATCCTCCAAAGAATCCTTGGAATATTCCTTTAGTAAACAAAAAAGTGCCTGGTCTAATGAAAGATGAGAATAACTCAAAAATCATGACTCACTTCATAGGTCTTCGTTCAAAGCAATATACATATAAAGTGGCTGGAGAGAAAGATGCTAAAAAGTCAAAAGGGGTTAAGATGAATGTTGTAAAGACTAAAATTAACTTTGATGATTATTTgaattgtttaaaacatttttgtgaAACTGTCGAATCAAAATCATTTTTTTATGCAACACAGCGTTGTATACAATCCAAATTACATGAAGTTTACAGTATTGAGCAAACTAAAATAGCCTTAAACCCTTTTGATGATAAACGGTACTTACTGCCGAACACTTTTGATACTTTACCATGGGGTCACTATAGTATAACACATAGGTGA